Proteins encoded in a region of the Takifugu flavidus isolate HTHZ2018 chromosome 10, ASM371156v2, whole genome shotgun sequence genome:
- the myh14 gene encoding myosin-10 isoform X7 encodes MSKATGGGANDVTRFLYSGVGPGSPASNSSFSAASQADWAAKRLVWVPSEKHGFESASIREERGDEVEVELTDSQRRVTLSREEVQRMNPPRFSKVEDMADLTCLNEASVLHNLRERYYSGLIYTYSGLFCVVVNPYKNLPVYTESIVEMYRGKKRHEMPPHIYAISEAAYRSMLQDREDQAILCTGESGAGKTENTKKVIQYLAHVASSHKGSTLGRNKDAIQHMQFGELEKQLLQANPILEAFGNAKTVKNDNSSRFGKFIRINFDVAGYIVGANIETYLLEKSRAIRQAKDERTFHVFYQMLCGTSEELKEELLLGSVDEYRFLTCGSIPVPGQSDSENFTQTMDSMAIMGFTPEENISMLKVISAVLQFGNISFMKEKHHDQASMPDNTAAQKLCHLLGINVLEFTRAILTPRIKVGREYVQKAQTKEQADFAVEALAKATYERLFRWLVHRINRALDRRQRQGASFIGILDIAGFEIFQLNSFEQLCINYTNEKLQQLFNHTMFILEQEEYQREGIEWNFIDFGLDLQPCIDLIEKSAHPPGVLALLDEECWFPRATDRSFVEKLSAEQGSHPKFFRSKQPRGEVDFSIIHYAGKVDYKADDWLVKNMDPLNDNVASLLHQSSDHFVSELWKEVDRIVGLDQVSSGDSSGPVTFGAGGLKTKKGMFRTVGQLYKESLTKLMATLRNTNPNFLRCIIPNHEKRAGKLAPHLVLDQLRCNGVLEGIRICRQGFPNRVPFQEFRQRYEILTPNAIPRTFMDGKQASELMIKALELDHNLFRVGQSKVFFRAGVLAHLEEERDLKITDTIIRFQSISRGYLARKAFMKRQQQLSALRVMQRNCAAYLKLRNWQWWRLFTKVKPLLQVTRQDEEIQVRESQLLKAKENLNQVELNYTELEKKHVQLLEEKAVLADQLQTEAELLAEAEDMRARLASRKQELEEVISELETRLEEEEERGVQLNNERKKIQQIVQDLEEQLEEEESARQRLLLEKVTLDTKVKSLETDLMNAVEQRDRLSKEKKNFEERLSEVTDQLTEEEEKSKSLNKLKNKQEAIIADLEERLKREEQSRLEQEKWKRKMENEAVDAQDQLSDLGMVLADLRGSLAQKEKEITTLQGRLEEEGARRAEAQRALKEALSQVSELKEEVENERLSKDRAEKQKRDMSEELEALKTELEDTLDTTAAQQELRSRRETELHDLQRCVEEETRRHEAQLSEMRLKHSAAIDGLQEQLDNSKRARQSLEKAKALLEEERQNLTSELKSLQTGRMESERGRKRAESQLQELSARLAQADREREDREERVQKLQSEIETVSSSLSSSETKSLRFSKEVNSLESQLNDAKESLQDETRQKMTLATRVRALEEEKNGLMERLEEEEERSKELSRQIQTLSQQLAELRKQSEEVNSAVETGEEMRRKLQRELDSAVEKERQKEEEKERVERQRERLREEIEDLTLALQRERQNCVALEKRQKKFDQCLAEEKAVSTRLAEDRDRAEADSREKETKYLALSRALQDVQDQRDELERVNKQLRLEMEQLVNQQDDVGKNVHELERNCRTLETEAQNLRVQTQEMEEELSEAENSRLRLEVTLQALKAQFEREISTAEEKGEEKRRALSKQVRELEIQLEEERSQRSQAMSSRKQLDAELQESEAQLETASRGKEEAMKQLRRLQGQMKEILRELDDTKLSREEIIAQSKDSEKKMQTLEAEVLHLSEELAVSERQKRQAQQERDELADEMVNSSSGKTALSEEKRRLEARVGQLEEELEEEQSNSELMSERLRKSALQMETLAVQLQGERTLAQKAEAARDQLEKQNKELKTRLTDLEGVVRGKHKLSVAALEAKIESMEEQLEQERQERAIANKLVRKAEKKLKEALMQSEDERRHADQYREQLDKSMVRLKQLKRQLEEVEEENSRSNAQRRKLQRELEELSDSGQSMTREITTLRNQLSVPDWRTDKRAPLPLSMRGRRALVDDFSLENSDSEELPASPTPSSGLPRTPTPSSEHSQDPGQPAHSVNNTE; translated from the exons ATGTCCAAGGCCACAGGGGGCGGTGCCAACGATGTCACCCGCTTCCTGTATTCGGGGGTGGGACCCGGTTCGCCCGCCTCCAATTCGTCGTTCTCCGCCGCCAGCCAGGCCGACTGGGCAGCAAAGAGGCTGGTGTGGGTGCCCTCAGAGAAGCACGGCTTTGAG TCGGCCAGTATCCGGGAGGAGCGCGGCGATGAGGTGGAGGTTGAGCTGACAGACAGCCAGAGGCGCGTCACATTGTCcagggaggaggtgcagaggatGAACCCCCCACGCTTCAGTAAAGTGGAAGACATGGCTGACCTCACCTGCCTGAACGAGGCCTCGGTGCTGCACAACCTGAGAGAGAGATACTACTCCGGCTTGATCTAT ACGTATTCGGGGCTGTTCTGCGTGGTAGTGAACCCTTACAAGAACCTGCCCGTCTACACAGAGTCCATCGTGGAGATGTACAGGGGCAAGAAACGCCACGAAATGCCCCCTCACATCTACGCCATATCAGAAGCTGCCTATCGGAGCATGTTGCAAG ACAGGGAGGATCAGGCCATCCTCTGCAC AGGCGAGTCTGGGgctggaaaaacagaaaacacaaagaaagtcATCCAGTATTTGGCTCATGTTGCCTCCTCCCACAAGGGCAGCACTCTTGGCAGGAACAAGGACGCCATACAG CATATGCAGTTT GGCGAACTGgagaaacagctgctgcaggccaACCCCATACTGGAGGCCTTTGGCAACGCCAAGACCGTCAAGAACGACAACTCCTCCAGATTT GGTAAATTCATCCGCATCAATTTTGACGTGGCGGGGTACATCGTCGGTGCCAACATCGAGACCT ACCTCCTTGAAAAGTCCCGAGCCATCCGGCAGGCCAAAGATGAGCGGACGTTTCACGTCTTCTACCAGATGTTGTGTGGAACGTCTGAGGAGTTGAAGG AGGAGCTGCTCTTAGGAAGTGTTGATGAGTATCGCTTTCTCACCTGTGGGTCCATCCCTGTTCCTGGTCAGAGCGATTCAGAGAACTTCACCCAGACCATGGACTCCATGGCAATCATGGGCTTCACGCCAGAAGAGAACATAT CCATGCTTAAAGTGATCTCTGCTGTGCTCCAGTTTGGGAACATTTCCTTTATGAAGGAGAAGCACCACGACCAGGCGTCCATGCCTGATAACACAGCTGCTCAGAAACTGTGCCATCTGCTCGGCATCAACGTGCTGGAGTTCACCCGCGCCATCCTCACTCCCAGGATTAAAGTGGGTCGAGAGTATGTGCAGAAGGCCCAGACCAAAGAGCAG GCTGACTTTGCCGTTGAGGCGCTGGCCAAGGCCACATACGAGCGTCTGTTCCGATGGCTGGTTCACAGGATCAACAGAGCTCTGGACCGCAGACAAAGACAAGGAGCCTCCTTCATTGGAATCCTGGATATCGCTGGGTTTGAAATCTTCCAG tTAAACTCTTTTGAGCAGCTGTGCATCAACTACACCaacgagaagctgcagcagctcttcaacCACACCATGTTcatcctggagcaggaggagtaccAGCGGGAGGGAATCGAGTGGAATTTTATTGACTTTGGCCTGGATTTGCAGCCCTGCATTGACCTCATTGAAAAATCc GCTCACCCCCCTGGTGTTCTGGCCCTGCTGGACGAGGAGTGCTGGTTTCCCCGGGCAACAGACCGCTCATTTGTAGAGAAGCTCTCTGCGGAACAAGGCAGCCATCCAAAGTTCTTCCGATCAAAGCAGCCACGCGGGGAAGTAGATTTCTCTATCATCCACTATGCTGGCAAG GTGGATTATAAGGCAGACGACTGGCTGGTGAAGAACATGGATCCACTGAACGATAACGTGGCTTCTCTTCTCCACCAGTCATCTGATCATTTTGTTTCAGAACTTTGGAAGGAAG TGGACAGGATTGTGGGTCTGGACCAGGTGTCATCAGGAGACAGCAGCGGGCCGGTCACATTCGGAGCAGGAGGTCTGAAGACAAAGAAGGGAATGTTCAGAACTGTCGGACAACTTTACAAGGAGTCTCTCACCAAACTGATGGCCACACTGAGGAACACCAACCCCAACTTCCTCCGCTGCATAATCCCGAACCACGAGAAGCGG GCGGGTAAACTGGCTCCCCATCTGGTTTTGGACCAGCTGAGGTGTAATGGTGTTTTGGAAGGGATCCGTATCTGCCGACAAGGCTTCCCTAACCGCGTCCCCTTCCAAGAATTCAGACAAAG ATACGAGATCCTAACTCCCAATGCGATTCCTCGAACCTTCATGGATGGCAAACAAGCATCGGAGCTGATG ATCAAAGCTTTGGAGCTGGATCACAACCTGTTCAGAGTGGGTCAAAGCAAAGTCTTCTTCCGCGCAGGAGTCCTGGCTCATCTCGAAGAAGAGAGAGATTTAAAGATTACTGACACGATCATACGGTTCCAGAGCATCTCTAGAGGTTACCTCGCCCGCAA AGCCTTTatgaagaggcagcagcagctcagtgcCCTGAGGGTGATGCAGAGGAACTGTGCTGCCTACCTCAAATTGCGGAACTGGCAATGGTGGCGGCTCTTCACTAAG GTGAAGCCCCTGCTTCAGGTGACGCGGCAAGATGAGGAGATCCAGGTGAGGGAAAGCCAGCTGCTGAAGGCCAAGGAGAATCTCAACCAAGTAGAGCTGAACTacacagagctggagaagaagcatGTTCAG ctgctggaggagaaggcggTGCTGGCGGATCAGCTGCAGACGGAAGCGGAGCTGTTAGCAGAGGCAGAGGACATGAGGGCCAGGCTGGCCAGTCGcaaacaggagctggaggaagtgatcAGTGAGCTGGAGACgcgactggaggaagaggaggagagaggagtgcAGCTGAACAACGAGAGGAAGAAGATACAGCAGATCGTCCAG gacctggaggagcaattggaagaggaggagagtgctcggcagcgcctcctgctggagaaGGTTACGTTAGACACCAAAGTTAAGAGCCTGGAAACTGACCTGATGAATGCTGTCGAACAAAGGGACCGACTTAGCAAG gagaagaaaaactttgAGGAGCGTCTGAGCGAGGTGACGGATCAActcacagaagaagaggagaaatccAAAAGTCTGAATAAACTTAAGAACAAGCAAGAGGCCATTATTGCTGACCTAGAGG AACGTCTAAAGCGGGAGGAGCAGAGTCGCCTGGAGCAGGAGAAATGGAAAAGGAAGATGGAGAACGAGGCCGTGGATGCCCAGGACCAGCTGTCAGACCTGGGCATGGTGCTTGCTGATCTGAGGGGCAGTCTGGctcagaaggagaaggaaatcaCCACATTGCAGGGCCG CTTGGAGGAGGAAGGGGCCCGTCGCGCAGAAGCACAGCGAGCACTCAAGGAGGCTTTGTCCCAGGTGTCCGAACtcaaggaggaagtggagaatgAACGCTTGTCAAAAGACAGGGCGGAGAAACAGAAGCGCGACATgagtgaggagctggaggctttGAAAACTGAGCTGGAGGACACGCTGGACACGACGGCCGCCCAGCAGGAGCTAAG GTCTAGAAGGGAGACAGAGCTTCATGATCTCCAGAGGTGTGTTGAGGAAGAGACACGTCGCCATGAGGCGCAGCTGTCAGAGATGAGGCTCAAACACAGTGCTGCCATAGATGGTCTGCAGGAACAGTTGGACAATAGCAAGAGG GCACGCCAGTCGCTGGAAAAAGCCAAAGCCCTGTtggaggaagagaggcagaACCTGACATCCGAACTGAAGAGCCTGCAGACAGGTCGgatggagagcgagagaggccGCAAGAGGGCTGAGagtcagctgcaggagctcagcGCCCGACTGGCTCAGGccgacagagagagggaggacagggaggaacgggtgcagaagctgcag TCGGAGATCGAGACTGTTTCCAGCAGTTTGTCCTCCTCTGAGACAAAATCCCTTCGCTTCTCCAAAGAGGTCAACAGTCTGGAGAGTCAGCTGAATGATGCCAAG gaATCGCTGCAGGATGAAACCCGTCAAAAGATGACTCTGGCCACTCGGGTGCGagcgctggaggaggagaagaatggACTGATGGAAAGGcttgaagaagaggaggagagaagcaaAGAGTTGTCTCGGCAGATCCAGACTCTTAGCCAGCAG CTGGCTGAGCTACGCAAGCAGTCGGAGGAGGTCAACAGTGCCGTGGAGACCGGGGAGGAGATGCGTAGGAAACTCCAGAGAGAGCTGGACAGCGCCGTCGAGAAGGAGcgacagaaggaggaggagaaggagcgagTGGAGCGGCAGAGGGAGCGACTGAGGGAGGAGATCGAGGACTTGACGCTCGCCCTGCAGAGGGAGCGGCAGAACTGCGTGGCCCtggagaagaggcagaagaaatTCGACCAG TGTTTGGCAGAGGAGAAGGCGGTGAGCACGCGGCTGGCCGAGGACCGAGACCGAGCCGAAGCCGACAGCCGAGAGAAGGAGACCAAATACCTGGCGCTTTCCCGAGCCCTGCAG GATGTCCAGGACCAAAGGGACGAGTTAGAGAGGGTCAACAAGCAGCTCCGCCTGGAAATGGAACAGCTTGTGAACCAGCAGGATGATGTGGGCAAGAAT GTCCACGAACTGGAGCGGAACTGCCGGACCTTAGAAACAGAAGCTCAGAATCTGCGAGTTCAGAcacaggagatggaggaggagctgtcggAGGCGGAGAACTCCAGGCTGAGGCTGGAGGTCACCCTGCAGGCGCTGAAGGCTCAGTTCGAGAGGGAGATTAGCACTGCtgaagagaagggggaggagaagaggagagcacTGAGCAAACAG GTGAGGGAGTTGGAgatccagctggaggaagagaggagtcAGCGCTCTCAGGCCATGTCATCCAGGAAGCAGCtggatgcagagctgcaggaatcGGAGGCACAGCTGGAAACAGCCAGCCGGGGAAAAGAAGAGGCCATGAAGCAGCTGCGGCGGCTCCAG GGCCAAATGAAAGAAATTCTGCGCGAGCTGGACGACACCAAATTGTCCCGCGAGGAGATTATCGCGCAGTCCAAAGACAGCGAGAAGAAGATGCAGACGCTGGAGGCAGAAGTGCTGCACTTGTCTGAG GAGCTGGCCGTATCCGAGAGGCAGAAGAGACAGGCGCAGCAGGAGAGGGACGAGCTGGCGGACGAGATGGtcaacagcagctctgggaa GACGGCGCTgtctgaggagaagaggaggttgGAGGCGCGCGTTggccagctggaggaggagctggaggaggagcagagcaacTCCGAACTGATGTCAGAGAGGCTACGGAAGAGCGCTCTGCAG ATGGAGACTCTGGCGGTGCAGCTGCAGGGAGAGAGAACCTTGGCCCAGAAAGCAGAGGCTGCCCGGGACCAGTTGGAGAAGCAGAACAAGGAGCTGAAGACCCGCCTGACAGATCTGGAGGGAGTGGTGAGGGGCAAACACAAGCTCAGCGTCGCCGCCCTGGAGGCCAAGATTGAGTCAATGGAGGAACAACTGGAGCAGGAAAGACA GGAACGAGCTATTGCCAACAAACTGGTGCGAAAGGCAGAGAAGAAACTGAAGGAGGCATTGATGCAATCTGAGGACGAGAGACGCCACGCGGACCAGTACAGAGAACAG ctggataAGTCGATGGTGCgtctgaagcagctgaagaggcagctggaggaggtggaggaggagaactcCCGCTCCAACGCCCAGAGAAggaagctgcagagggagctggaggagctgagcgaCAGCGGCCAGAGCATGACGCGCGAGATCACCACGCTGCGCAACCAGCTCAG CGTCCCTGACTGGAGGACAGATAA GCGCGCTCCTCTGCCGCTCTCCATGCGTGGACGCAGAGCTCTGGTCGACGACTTCTCGCTGGAGAACTCGGACTCGGAGGAGCTTCCcgcctcgcccacgccctcgtCCGGGCTCCCGAGGACCCCGACTCCCTCCTCGGAACACAGCCAGGATCCTGGACAACCAGCCCACAGCGTCAACAACACCGAGTGA